The following DNA comes from bacterium.
CTTCAAAAATGTTTCGTGGCAAACTTATAATATATCTGACCTCTGTTTCTTGAAGTATAAACGTTCTTATATACTTATACTGAGGGTTTGACAATATGCCATCAGGTAATACAATTATTACAAATCCATTATGTCTACATAGATTTATAAATATCTCTAAGAAAAGAATTTCTACCGCTTGGCTTCGCATAAGATTGCCGTTCCTGTGGGCTAATTTATAATTTGAGAGAATTTGTGATGTAGCAATTCTGTGAAACCAACTGCTGAATGGAGGATTACCTACGACAAGGTCAAATCCACCTTTCGAGATTATACTTTGAAACTCGTTTCTTTGCCAAGTTTCCCGTAGAAGAGCATCACCATAAAAGAGGCTAGCACTTTGGAAAGTAGATTTCTTAAGTTTGCCAATGACCTCTTTGTCTATATCCACCCCAAATAACCTTACTTTCGTCCATTTTTTTGCAGCGATTTTAAGGAATACACCATTACCCACTGCGGGGTCTATTATGTTCTCAATTTTTGAATCTGGAACTATCGAGAGAGCTTTTTCTACTGCGAACTCTGGGGTAAAATACTGATTGTGATTCTTCCTGTTTTGATGTTTTTGAACCTTAACATCTTCAACAGGAAATAGACATTGCTGGACTAAAGCCATAACATAGCCTCCGGGAAAACTTTTTCATAACATTTCGCCTAATTTCAAGTTAAGCTTCTTTGCTATTTGATAATAATCAGTAATGGAAGAAAGCATTAATTCTAAATTTTTAAGGAAAGCATTACAAAAGTTTCTCCCTCGTCTGGCATTATCACTTACTGCAACCAACTTTGCCATTTTATAGAAATTTTTAACCTTTTCATCCGATATTGACTCAATAGTCTCATCCAGTGTTTTATTTTCCGCATCAAATAAAGGTGTTCCTATTTTGTCTTTTATACTTCTTTTTAAATTTATGATGTCTGTCAAAACATCTATAGACTCTACCTTAACCTTGCTTTGAAGCACACAAAGGGGAGATATATCAATACCAACACAGTTCATGCCCAAAAGTTGAGCCTCCAAAGCAGTTGTTCCACTTCCTATAAATGGATCAAGAATAGTGTCGCCTTGATTAAGTCCGATTATATTTAAAAGGGACCTAATCATCTGGGGATGGAACTTACCTTTGTAAGGATAAATCCAATGGGTAAGGTATTGATTTACAGACCTTGTTCTGTTTTTCTGAATTATTTGAAGATAATCGGTAAATCTTTTACCAACGGATTTTAAATATGCAGTTCGTTTTATCAGTCTTTCGTCCAA
Coding sequences within:
- a CDS encoding N-6 DNA methylase, translated to MALVQQCLFPVEDVKVQKHQNRKNHNQYFTPEFAVEKALSIVPDSKIENIIDPAVGNGVFLKIAAKKWTKVRLFGVDIDKEVIGKLKKSTFQSASLFYGDALLRETWQRNEFQSIISKGGFDLVVGNPPFSSWFHRIATSQILSNYKLAHRNGNLMRSQAVEILFLEIFINLCRHNGFVIIVLPDGILSNPQYKYIRTFILQETEVRYIISLPRNIFE
- a CDS encoding DNA methyltransferase, producing MTETYKGLKMMKKAEEIQEFWAYDMKQPSNSDVTLLDNVQFIYELLLAQLELRALGVDFVATNGLREFKINNQSNDLDERLIKRTAYLKSVGKRFTDYLQIIQKNRTRSVNQYLTHWIYPYKGKFHPQMIRSLLNIIGLNQGDTILDPFIGSGTTALEAQLLGMNCVGIDISPLCVLQSKVKVESIDVLTDIINLKRSIKDKIGTPLFDAENKTLDETIESISDEKVKNFYKMAKLVAVSDNARRGRNFCNAFLKNLELMLSSITDYYQIAKKLNLKLGEML